ccagtcaatttagagccaccagttaacgtaacctgcatgtctttggactgtggaggaaaccggagcacccagaggaaacccatgcagacacggggagaacatgtaaactccacacagaaagacccccgttggccgctggggttgaacccagaacctttttactgtgaggaaacagtgctaagcactacaccaccgtgccgccccactaaggtttgtacagttcaatatttttgtcaatcAAAATTTctattttctacttcacctccagctcatggtgtaatgtatgctggtgaatttgggatttgttaggaattaaagtatgttgcctagagttaccatatatagtattatttattaaattttaattctgtgtgtgtgtgtgtgtgtggggggaatcaggattttttttttccccacagtggCCGATAGGGAGAGCTGGGACAGTTCATGTTCCAGGTttcttcttgtggtttacaaatataaaactgctgattttttttttttaaatatgggaGTGTACTTGTCTGAGCATTAAATTTATttaattccttcttgagaatggacctgttttgtcaagtcaggttttgggtaaactataATTTTTCTATTGCTGGatgagcattgtgtgttcatacagttcatacattacaagttttgataaataaaaattaaacatgtaggctgaagtattttatttttgctccatgtctcccaacataatgcatccctgcaaaaaaaaaagacagaaaatgtGAAgcgtgaaggccagtatatgtgactagCTAAGAACCTAAtgctgtggtaagagggtatagtaaatactctcgaATGGAATATGAATGTGATGTTACCtgtaaagaatttcacacaatctacaaaagctgaaaacttgtcccaagcctCCCTGTTCTCCTCTACATGCGGAGCAAGTCCTCTTCCATGGAAGCTGCCATGTTGCACCACCATGTTTTCTACAGCAGCCTAGAACGGACATACCGAACACTGGTTCGAGAGAGTGCCTTTCATGTTTCGCATTTTTACAACTGGCAGCTTGAATACATTCCCGGAAGGAAGACAAATAAAAAGAAGGAAGAGATAAATGTCTGTGAAGTTGTATTCTTGCTTGTGTAATTGTTTTGGtggttccattaaaaatatgctcACAGCTTAAGCCTGTTTGAAGTTAAGTTTAAGTGCTGAACATGTAGTGTAAGTGTACACATAAAGCCCAGGCAAACCATCTAGCCTACCAACCACATAACAGGCCTTTAGTTTTTGGAAGAAAATAAAAGGTACAAAAGTGTTGATGAAAATAGTGTTAATTTCTTTTAGTTTTACATGTCAAATGTATCAGAAACCCACTTAAAGTTTTTTGAAATATTGATTAGCCTAACAGTCACTAAGACGGACCCAAAAAGTTGCAGCACATTTGCTGTTACTGGGAAGAAATTGCTGGTGCAAAACTGTGGCTCTGCAGAGAGATATTATTGTACCTGACGGCCAACGTCGGTTCTAATACATGCTTGGAAACAGAGGGATGACAGAGGGGTATTCAATTGGTTGCAATCCTAAATTTCTTTCAGGATCAGtgaagtatccatccatccatccatcccctcACTGCTAAATGCCACAAAATCTTACACAGTGCACCTTTAGTGAAGGTTACCTGTTCAGTGATATTAATATATCAGAATGCTTACTGCACGGTATGTGAGCGCTGAACAATTTAATAATTATAGGGTGCAATCAGTTGAACAGTTTAAGCAATGGATAGGCAAAGACCACCAATTTTGTGCAGTTTAAAAATACTGCCTGTGAACAATTTCGCAGTCAAAAGAACCGACCATTATTGGTTAGATAAGCCGACTGATCTGACACACTGAAAAGAGCCATAATTCCCATCAGTACTTATCCCGCTCCATACAAGGAAAAGTGATTCACTTTAGTGAATGGATGCTTTTGAATTACACGTACTCAAGTAATCGCAGTTCATGGCTTCCTTCAAATGGTCTCAAGGGCAGCATCATATTTTTCTAGCTTTACTGTCTGCATTtctaaccccagttccaaaaaagttaggatgctgtgtaaaatgcaaataaaaacagattttAATAATGACttgcatggaaaccctatatccatacattatctatagccacttatcctgtcctacagggcgagaggtggggtacaccctggacaagtcaccaggtcatcacagggctgacacagacacccattcacacacacattcacatctacggtcaatttagagtcaccagttaacctaacctgcatgtctttggactgtgggggaaaccggagcacccggaggaaacccacgcggacacggggagaacatgcaaactccacacagaaaggccctcgccggccacagggcttgaacccaggaccttcttgctgtgaggcgacagcgctaaccactacaccaccatgccaccccggaagccctatatttcattgaaaacagtacaaaagacaacatatcaaatgttgaaagtgagaaattttattgttttttgaaaactgcatgcttattttgaattcagtgccagcaacatgtttcaaaaaagctgggaggGGGCAacgaaagactggaaaagttgtgtaatgtttaaaaaataataataattaggttaattgggaacaggtcagtaacattacTGGGTCTAAAAAGAGCATGCCAGAGAGGCtgagactctcagaagtaaagatggggaggggttcactgctctgtgaaagactgcatgggcaaacagtacaacaatttaataataacgttcctcagtgtaagAACAGTTTTATTTACCCACTGAAAATGTCATCGTTTCTCCTTCCCCCCcaggttaagagtctgggtgtcatcctTCACAGTACTTTACGCTTTGAAGCACATAGCAATAATATCACTCAGTCTGCATATTTCCATTTACGCACTGCTATTCCTGTATGTGCTCTAGTTACAGCTCGCATTGAGTACTGCCACTCTATCCTCTCTGGTCTTCCTCATAAACTTCAACTGGTTCAGAATACAGCTGCCCATATCATCACCAGAACCGCTTCCATAAAACAGATTCCTCCTGTCCTCCAGCAACTTCACTGGCTCCCTGTTAAATACCACATTAAATATGATTTTAAGATTCTGCTTCTCACTTTCGAGACATTTCATAACCTAACACCTTCGTATCTGTCTGATCTTCTCGGACGCTTAGATCCTCTTCTTCTATTAATCTCACTATACCTTTTGCTAGTTTGACTACTATGGGGTTTAGAGCCTTAGACGTGTTGCCCCTTGCCTCAGGAACTCTCTTCCAACCTTCAAATCCCACCAACACTCCTCTTCAAACTTGCCTTTTCTGTCTGACTCAAACACTAATGGTCTTTGCACttatatttcttttaattttgtttattttatgcCTGGTTGGATTACTAATGTTGATGTAACAATGTCTTGTTATATTCCTAATTACTGGTgcatgtctgattttttttttttaattgtgcgtATTGTAAGGTGTCTTTAAGAGCCTTGAAAGGCACCTGTAAATAAAAggcatattctcatctcatcatctctagccactttatcctgttctacagggttgcgggcaagctggagcctaacccagctgactacgggcgagaggcggggtacaccctggacaagtcgccaggtcatcacagggctgacacatagacacagacaaccattcacactcacattcacacctacggtcaatttagagtcaccagttaacctaacctgcatgtctttggactgtgggggaaaccggagcacccggaggaaacccacacggacacagggagaacatgcaaactccgcacagaaaggcccttgccggccacggggctcgaacccggaccttcttgctgtgaggcgacagcgctaaccactacaccacggtgccgcccTAAAAggcatattatttttattattgcagagaatttggggatcacatcatctatggtccgtatcattaaaagtttcagagaatccggcaaaatctctgtatgcaagggacaaagctgaaaaccaacattggatgcctgtgatcttcgggccctcaggtgacactgcattaaaaacagaaatcattctgaagtggaaatcactgcatgggctacAGAACACTTCcagaaaccatcatctgtgagcacagttcatcactgcacccaaaaatgcaagttaaaactatttataaacaatatccagaaacactgttgCCTGCATTTATGTCAAGctcatttacgatggactgaggcaaagtgaaaaactatcctgtggtctgacaaacagaaatgtgaaattatttttggaaatcacGGACACTACATCctccgggctaaagaggagaaggaccatccagtttgtgatcagtgcacagttcaaaagacagcatctgtgatggcatgggtagcttgcacatctaggAAGGCACCATTAacactgaatgatatatacaggttttgttgtaacagcaagacaatgccaaactgcattttgtgtgtaTTACATCTGCATGGtgccatagtaaaagagtgcaggtgctaaactggcctacctGCAAGTCTAGATCTGTCACCCATTGAAAacgttatgaagcacaaaatatgacaaaggagaccccaaacttttgagcgaCTGAAattggcaagaatgggacaacatttcactttcaaaactacagaaaCCACTCTGGTCAGTTTcaaaacatttacagtgtgttgttaaaagtagaagtgatgcaacatagtggtgtatatgccccgtcccaactttttttttttaacgtgttGCGGGcatcaaaatgagtatatatttttcaaaaaacaaaattactcagtttcaacatttaacatgttgtctttgtactattttcaatgaaatataggttttCCATGATTGGCAAATcaccacattgtttttatttacagtttacacagtgtcccaccttttttggaactggggttataTAATTCAGTTATCCCTCCAAAACCCAATCACACTGTCTGACAACaatgaatgacaataaagaagaggctcttttttttttttttaaatgagatactactcacattagctaatgcaaAGTTTACAGAGGTCTAACATTACTTTTTTTCCTCTTTACCCTGAAATCAAATTCACAACCATGATAAAGTTCACACAATTTGTCCTGTGATCTTTGGCCTGTCATCTTGTTTTCCAGATCAGGATTTATTTCCTGTCTCACAGCTCCAAGGTTACTGGTTcggtcctgagctcaggttaatgCACATGTGGAGTTTCTCATCCTCTCCCCATGTCCACCTggttttcctccaggttctctgactTCCTCCTACTTCCAAAAAACATGCCAGTATAtgaactggcaactctaaattgtgtGTTTTACAACGAACTGGTGTCCCACCCATAGTGTACAGCCATTGTTCCCGGATTAGGCTCCGGAACCACCACAACCCTCAAAAAGATAAAGCACTTCCTGAAAGTAAGGGAGTGAGATACTGAACTAGAATTCTGGCTTCAGAAGCAAGATGAACAAATGGGAACATCTAAAGAAGACATGATTTGTCAATAATAGGGAAGAATGAAATACTTTGCACCAGTTCTAAGAGAAACCAGATAAGGGGTAACTTATGTATTTCTCATCTAAGAAACCCATGTTAGGTCACTTCATAGGAGTCAAATGTTTAGATCCATGGCCTAAACAATACGTTTATTTTGATGCAGAAAATATTTTAGATTATTATAGGAGGAAAAGGATGGATGACCTAGACTATGCGGACGATTTAGCTCTTCGGTCAcataaccaccatcagatgcaggAGAAAACATCAAAGCTGGAGGCTACCTCAGTGAGGATTGGCTTGAACAACAACAGCAAGACCAAGGTGCTTAGGATAAATGCTGCCAGCGAGTTGGCCATCGTAATTGATGGAGAGCCTCTCGAAGATATGGACTCATTCACCTATCTTGGAAGTGTAATGGATTGCCTCAGGGGTACAGATAAGGATATTGCAACTAGGATTGGGAAGGCGAGGTCTGCTTTCCTCCTGTTGAAGAACGCATGGGCATCCAAAGAGCTTACAATTAAAATCAAACTCCAGATTTTCACGTCTAATGTGAAGTCTGTGTTATTGTATGGAGCAGAGACATGGAGGACAACCAAGAAATCCACACACTTAACAGTTGAGGAGAATATTGCGAATATGTTGGCAGGATAAGGCTACCAATGAGGAGTTATGGAAGCAAGCAGGGGAAGAACCTCTTACATTACAGATAAGGAGGAGGAAATGGGGGTAGATAGGCCACACCATGCACAAGTCAGAGAGGAACATCACATGACAGGCATTGGCCTGGAACCCTCAAGGAAAGAGGAAGCGGGGACAGCCGCAAAACAGCTGGAGGAGAGATTCGGAGAAAGAACTAAGGGAGAAAGGATCAAGTTGGATGTAGGGAGAAGGGCCCAGGATTGTGTGCACTGGAAAAGGATAATCAATGGCCTATGCTCTACAGGGAGCGAAGGGCTCAAGTAAATAAAGGGGAAAAGGATTTGTACTTGGTTGCAGGATTTGTACTTGGAGCTGCCCGTCACTCCTGGGAAAATGTCTGGGTCAGAAATTTTGCAAAGTTTAAGCAGTATTAGACATCTTTTTGTGCTAGTCTGTAACTTGTGAGAGATAGAGGTGTCGTGGACTGATTTTAAATGGCTGCATGAAATGATCACATTCAACgtattccctgtgtccaaaatagcTCCCTACTcaatatatagggcactatatagtgaggacgccattttgtagtgctgtccgaaaccttaatgaggattatttacacccgatacagtgcattcaaagtatcccacaatgcatcacgaaaagtagtatacaacgatggtcactaaccaaagcaatatatcccatcatgcattgcggtcatgctgaaagaaatcaaattaaaagtctcaaatttgatttaataaaaggcagcagcaaagaagaagtatttagccttgatttaaaaaaaaaatgaaagatgcaggtactttgtattgattgtgTGAAACACGCCTggtataatatgcatttatcacaaaaatacatgcatgtatttattattttgaaaacccaccagccgactgatctggcacgttttaattgtgcgccagtaatgacgtaaataccagcgcgacggactagtatcCAAAAGAGTTTTTTcactttaccaatgagctcactatatagtcctctatgtagTAATTCCCCATATAGGGAGTagcgaacgagtgagtgatttcggacaccggGATTGTCTTTTTTTAATGTTTGCATTAACATGCAAGTAACacgaaaaaaacccccaaacgcAGATATGAACTCTTTTGATGTTTATTCACAATGCTCTTCTTTAAAGCTGAAATGTCTTGAtgtctcttcttcctcttcttctttcggccactcccattaggggtcgccacagcggatcatcatatttgatttggcataggtttttacaccagatgcccttcctgacacagccctccccagtctatccaggcttgggactggcaccaagtctgcactggcttgtgcaaccccaatggctgggtatttttaccttgtCCTTGTATACActgatatttatatatttatgatGTCCTTAGAGATTCTCATGCAAATTTTTaccttgcatgtctttgaactgtcggagaaaaccggagcacctggaggaaacccacgcagacaagggaaGAACATAcagtacaaactccacacagaaaggccccccccgtcggccatgaggtttgaacctgggaccttcttgctgtgaggcgacagcaataACCACTGTATTAGAAATCAAGAAATGCCTTGATGTCTCTACAGTTTCTTATATCAAATATGTCATAAGAGTCATCCTAAAATGCTTTAGCTTCAGAGTGCGAGTAAACAATCTCATGTAGGtataaatgagcaatgtgataggGTCAGACACATTTAACCATGTGATACGTTCACTTTATTAAATTACACATACAGCAGAAAGCTGCCTTTGCTGTAGTGTTTCCAAAACATGGTCTTTCATCATCATGCCTTCAAATTTTAGTGTTTATTAATCTAAAAAGTTCAATATCGTGAGCTTGGGTGTGTTAGAGCAGGAGCCTTTTAGATGCACAGTGGAGAGAGACGGCTCGAAATACTATATGGGACATCCTTTATTTCGTCGGCTCAGATGAACCCAAAGCTTTATATTCAGAGGAACCCTTAAGGGGTCGCTCTACCTTTACAGTGTTGGGGTCACATGACAACATCTCTCTTATCCACTCATCATCCAGTGCCCCCTCGATGAATTCCTCCAGACTGATGATGGCTGTAAAAAGGAAAAAATTGTTCCGTTATGTCATGCAACCAAGTGAGGTAAAATTAAAGCCAGGAAAATACAAGTAGCTCTAGACTACAGTACTATTCCTGAAAGGAAACCTCCACCATGAAACACATTGTATACACTGATATTTATACGGTACATTTATGATGTCCTTAGAGATTCTCGTGCAAATTTTTTGCATAATGCTGTGTTTTTGTTGTTCCCATGAGAAGTTAGTGGTTTCAATGCTGTTTAATAACCTGCTGGCTCCTAAAATTAAACGAGCAAGAGCTTCTTTTCTCACTCACCATTTTCCAGTGACAGTGTGTGTCATACTAATGAGAAATCCAACACAGAAATAGTTGAGTCGGCAAACATTGGCTTCAAAgttccagaatgcaatgcagctatAGGACAGAGTTGAGGCAGAGATTCAAGTTGAATCTTTGGAGCCTAATGTTTTTGAGGCAGAGTAGACAgactaaaacactaaagcaccgctgcATCGCTGTCCTTTGGGAGAGATGAAGCAAGGGATAAATCCGACTGATGCAACTATGGAGGAAACTTgatcattaaaaatgaaaaaatagacCAACATGTCAGAGAAAGATGGTTAAACTAAAACTTTCATACAAAATAAATCCTAGATGCGATGGAAGATCATAAAGATTAACATGCAAGAcgttcagggtggatttttcctttcAGGAAGCAATGTACTCTATACCACCTTACCATTGCTGTCTTTGTCTAGTTGTATGAATATCCTGTTGGTGCATTCCTCAGCAGTCAGTGGATTAGGTTTGGTTAGAGAGGCTGCAACACTCATCTTATACACAGCCTGCCAACAATCAAGACATGCTCACAAAGTCTCTATCGCCCTCTAACGGAGTAGAGCAGTAATGCTGACCTCCTTTATACAAATCCCTGGAACACGTTGAAATCATGCAGAAATCTTCATGCTTAGTCACAAATAGGACTGATTTAACTATTCTAAGCACtataatcaaacaaacaaaccaatcctATATattactgaagtcatttttaatgtAGTAAGGTCAAAGACTGTACTGTAAACACACAATACCATATAAGGAACGCACCTGCATGATGTCAAGCATCTCTGATCGCGTAATGGCTCCATCCTTGTCCTTGTCATAAAGTTTAAATGACCAGCGAAGCTTATCCACTGACGAGCCTTGTAACAACATGCTAATGGCCATCACGTATTCTCGGAAGTCGACGAATCCATCCTGTTAGATACATTCATTTGCATCTTTGCGTACAGTGAAAAGACTTGGCATTTTACAGAGTTGTTAATCTGCATAATGGGTTTTGGCACAAGTTTGCAGAATCTATCAATTTTGAAACTCAGAAGTCAcactgtatccatccatccatccatccatccatccatgaaccTGAATTTTTTGCAAATGAAAAAAGAGAATATTTTTGGATAGGCAAAACAAGACTGACTAGCCAGAAGATCTTCAGCTTTCTATAACACAGGCTTTGACAACAGtgccagctgtaattcaaataacagtttttttttaaaaaatataaatacaccaggcggcacggtggtgtagtggttagcgctgtcgcctcacagcaagaaggtcctgggttcgagccccggggccggcgagggcctttctgtgtggagtttgcatgttctccccatgtccgcgtgggtttcctccgggtgctccggtttcccccacagtccaaagacatgcaggttaggttaactggtgactctaaattgaccgtaggtgtgaatgtgagtgtgaatggttgtctgtgtctatgtgtcggccctgtgatgacctggcgacttgtccagggtgtaccccgcctttcgcccatagtcagctgggataggctccagcttgcctgcgaccctgtagaaggataaagcggctagagataatgagatgagatgagataaatacacCAGAAGGGAACCGTCAGGACCTAGGCGTTCAGCGAAGGCCCAGACATATCAgcgtttcaaatgttatatttaatttgtctcattctttaattgctttcattctttcctaATTGCATTACAGTTATTctcttggcctcattttctatcaaatttgctcccaaaatgaaagggttactgtcctgaaaccaTTAAAAtaaagttatccagtgagatttctttgtttgctgtctctaggctgagaagagtttagagctgctcactcattggttaggacttcattgctgggacagaaggccatagcagtgtatgtttatgtagaaagtgacagatgaattaaccaatcagattttgatttatagtgggagggaccaaaaatatcACTctaggccttcttgaaggccaacatgagcttaaaCGTGAGTCAGTGCCATCAGCACAGCATTGAAGCCACCTTCTAGCtgttgtagtgttcatcagtagtgttagcgaatgctaataacgtggtcaagccagtgctatcgagagcaagtagcgcaggctaacgactgagaaactaagatttctgcctccaaactcttcttccatgcatgctcaacacagtatttttcactcatactgaagtattcatttccctgtgtaatttacttagttacttttaaaatcagcatcgacaactacacacaacggagctacctggcagcctgccgctactcccttgccctgttgcttttttggagtgtctggctaagttttggctgagctgaagtccgagCTCTAATAATAACGGTTCACCACCGAAATACACTACTTGGCCAAAGGTTTATGgccacctgaccatcataccaaTATGTGAGCCTTCTTCAAACTTTTGTTCTCAAGTTGAAAAcagaattgtctagaatgtctttgtatgctgtagcattaccctTTCCCTTCATCAGAACTAAGTGGCTCaagcctgttccagcatgacaacgcccctgtgcacaaagcactccatgaagacatggtttgccaagtggggacctcaacccaattgaacatctttgggatgaattgaattgaaatgccaactgcaccccaggcctcctcagtcAATATC
The genomic region above belongs to Neoarius graeffei isolate fNeoGra1 chromosome 6, fNeoGra1.pri, whole genome shotgun sequence and contains:
- the si:ch211-245j22.3 gene encoding guanylyl cyclase inhibitory protein, translated to MGQAATLPCRNGGTYITELYEWLRKFLNECPSGLITLHEFRRHFCDGTVGMASAQYAEQIFHALDNNGDGFVDFREYVMAISMLLQGSSVDKLRWSFKLYDKDKDGAITRSEMLDIMQAVYKMSVAASLTKPNPLTAEECTNRIFIQLDKDSNAIISLEEFIEGALDDEWIREMLSCDPNTVKVERPLKGSSEYKALGSSEPTK